The following coding sequences are from one Arcobacter nitrofigilis DSM 7299 window:
- a CDS encoding TRAP transporter permease has translation MTFLAFITVGFHIYLIFTGLMPNLVSRPLHLALVLPWIFLLSQDEESSRLSKYGGYILLVCGLFSSLYIVFNYSVLEDQYGSLEGYLQYFVALSLILSVLEMARRAIKLALPLTATIALAYGLWGHYIPGNFGHQEIPMDSFFGTLVIAEGGIFGALTGVSVNVVAVFVILGAFVGIGEGGNAFMSLSTKIAGRLRGGAAKVSVLASAFFGSISGSASANVASTGAFTIPTMKRLKYPASLAGATEAVASTGGQIMPPLMGAGAFIMAELLGVPYAKIMATAIFPAILFFVTVWIGIDVFAKKYNLLAMDKEDIPKLNLVLKLAPFFLIPFGILLYALIIVGKTPQYSAALAIFASIILLLVNRDWKISFKEFIEKFVDGCITASRQIASIASVIICAGIVIGVLNITGIGVKITSAILYLSNGQLFVALLLTAVACLILGMEVPTTAAYIICVSIAGPTLQEYGLSAIQAHLFVFWFALLSTITPPVCGTVFIASGIAQANWIEVAGKSMKLGIGLYIVPLAFVVNPFLIEPDTNFLYAFLSFIKIAVGLGLLSNALVNDKQKAVLRVGLVLLGLITIFFPFQ, from the coding sequence GTGACTTTTTTAGCTTTTATTACAGTTGGTTTTCATATTTATTTAATCTTTACAGGACTTATGCCAAATTTAGTTAGTCGTCCTTTACACTTAGCTTTAGTTTTACCTTGGATTTTTCTTTTATCTCAAGATGAAGAAAGTTCAAGATTATCTAAATATGGTGGATATATTTTGTTAGTGTGTGGTCTGTTTTCTTCTTTGTATATAGTTTTTAATTATAGTGTATTAGAAGACCAATATGGTTCTCTTGAAGGTTATTTGCAATATTTTGTTGCTCTATCTTTGATTTTAAGTGTTTTAGAAATGGCAAGAAGAGCTATAAAGTTAGCACTTCCCTTGACTGCAACTATTGCCTTAGCTTATGGACTTTGGGGTCATTATATTCCTGGGAATTTCGGACATCAAGAGATACCAATGGATAGTTTTTTTGGTACTTTAGTTATAGCAGAAGGTGGTATCTTTGGAGCTTTAACAGGTGTTTCTGTTAATGTTGTTGCAGTATTTGTAATACTAGGAGCATTTGTTGGAATAGGTGAGGGTGGTAATGCTTTCATGTCTTTATCTACAAAAATAGCTGGAAGATTAAGAGGCGGAGCTGCAAAAGTATCTGTTTTGGCTTCTGCTTTTTTTGGTTCAATTTCTGGTTCAGCTTCTGCAAATGTTGCCTCAACGGGAGCTTTTACAATTCCTACAATGAAGAGATTAAAATATCCTGCAAGTTTAGCAGGTGCTACTGAAGCAGTTGCAAGTACTGGTGGACAAATTATGCCACCACTTATGGGAGCAGGGGCTTTTATTATGGCAGAACTTTTAGGAGTACCATATGCTAAGATTATGGCAACTGCTATTTTCCCTGCTATATTATTTTTTGTAACTGTTTGGATAGGTATAGATGTATTTGCTAAAAAATATAATCTTCTTGCTATGGATAAAGAAGATATTCCAAAATTAAATTTGGTTTTAAAGTTAGCACCATTTTTTCTTATACCTTTTGGAATCTTACTTTATGCCTTGATAATAGTAGGGAAAACACCTCAATACTCAGCAGCTCTTGCAATATTTGCTTCTATTATACTTTTACTTGTAAATAGGGATTGGAAAATATCATTTAAAGAGTTTATAGAAAAATTTGTAGATGGTTGTATTACTGCTTCTAGACAAATTGCATCTATTGCTTCTGTTATTATTTGTGCAGGTATTGTAATTGGAGTTTTGAATATTACAGGTATTGGAGTTAAAATAACTTCTGCTATTTTATACTTGTCAAATGGACAACTTTTTGTAGCCTTACTTTTAACAGCTGTTGCTTGTTTGATTTTAGGTATGGAAGTTCCTACTACGGCTGCTTATATCATTTGTGTATCAATTGCTGGTCCTACTTTACAAGAGTATGGACTTTCAGCTATTCAAGCACACCTTTTTGTATTTTGGTTTGCTTTACTCTCAACTATCACTCCGCCTGTTTGTGGTACAGTTTTTATAGCTTCTGGAATAGCCCAAGCAAATTGGATAGAGGTAGCTGGTAAATCTATGAAGTTAGGTATTGGATTATATATTGTACCTTTGGCATTTGTTGTAAATCCATTTTTAATAGAACCAGATACTAACTTTTTATATGCATTTTTATCTTTCATAAAAATTGCAGTTGGGTTAGGTCTTTTATCAAATGCTTTAGTTAATGATAAACAAAAAGCAGTTTTAAGAGTAGGTCTTGTACTTTTAGGATTAATAACTATCTTTTTTCCCTTTCAATAA
- a CDS encoding TolC family protein has product MRIILFLISLTILFSGCVPKVSTSKTIKDTKIDNELIKDLNKFSSNDIELKNFWWRDFDDKQLNILIENAIKNAPSLKQLEAKYQKANNIIKAKKSSNLPNVNFESQATRQRFSENYIFPEPLGGNYYNLYQTGLKLQYDFDFWNQRASLIKASKNEALAQDALIKVKQLAISTSISKLYISWNFKIEKLKKLSTLKKLVYEKHHILNDLYNIGLSNEEKVNESNYLIEKINQDILNVKEEIENIKNSIAVIAGLLPSQINELKKPSISNKYRISVPQDIRLNVVSHLPQVAVQKYLLASKKQYIENAKSKFYPNISLTGLLHFTSFPFSQLLKESSFDPEAGLAFSLPIFDAKRRESNLNTKVNDYNAQVYAYNETIIKAVNNIVTTLKKIQLNKSQEKSEKIVIFNKNKNKNIEKRVYELGIKNKIDFINKNTELEEEKIKEIALQEKKFQLHIDLIEALGGGYKNKVKDVLSSK; this is encoded by the coding sequence ATGAGAATAATACTATTTCTAATTTCATTAACTATTCTATTTTCAGGATGTGTTCCTAAAGTAAGCACATCAAAGACTATAAAAGATACAAAAATAGATAATGAACTAATTAAAGATTTAAATAAATTTTCAAGTAATGATATAGAACTAAAAAATTTTTGGTGGAGAGATTTTGATGATAAACAACTAAATATATTAATAGAAAATGCCATAAAAAATGCTCCTAGTTTAAAACAATTAGAAGCAAAATATCAAAAAGCTAATAATATAATTAAAGCTAAAAAATCTTCAAATTTACCAAATGTAAATTTTGAATCCCAAGCTACTAGACAAAGATTTAGTGAAAATTATATTTTCCCAGAACCATTAGGTGGAAATTATTACAATCTTTACCAAACAGGTTTAAAATTACAATACGATTTTGACTTTTGGAATCAAAGAGCTTCATTAATCAAAGCTTCAAAAAATGAAGCCTTAGCTCAAGATGCGTTGATAAAAGTAAAACAATTGGCGATTTCTACTTCTATTAGTAAGCTTTATATCTCTTGGAATTTTAAAATTGAAAAATTGAAAAAACTCTCTACTTTAAAAAAATTGGTTTATGAAAAGCATCACATTTTAAATGATTTGTATAATATAGGATTATCAAATGAAGAAAAAGTAAATGAAAGTAACTACTTAATCGAAAAAATCAACCAAGATATTTTAAATGTAAAAGAAGAGATTGAAAATATAAAAAACTCTATTGCAGTTATTGCAGGACTTTTGCCTTCACAAATAAATGAGTTAAAAAAACCTTCTATTTCAAATAAGTACAGAATCTCAGTACCTCAAGATATACGTTTAAATGTAGTTTCTCACTTACCACAAGTGGCTGTTCAAAAATATCTTTTGGCAAGCAAAAAACAATATATAGAAAATGCTAAATCAAAGTTTTATCCAAATATTAGTTTAACTGGTTTATTACATTTTACATCATTTCCATTTTCTCAATTGCTTAAAGAATCTTCTTTTGATCCAGAAGCTGGTCTTGCCTTCTCACTACCAATTTTCGATGCAAAAAGAAGAGAATCAAACTTAAATACAAAAGTAAATGATTATAATGCCCAAGTATACGCATACAATGAGACAATAATAAAAGCTGTAAATAATATAGTTACAACATTAAAGAAAATACAATTAAATAAGTCCCAAGAAAAATCTGAAAAAATAGTTATTTTTAATAAAAACAAAAACAAAAATATTGAAAAAAGAGTTTATGAATTAGGTATAAAAAATAAAATCGATTTTATAAATAAAAACACAGAATTAGAAGAAGAAAAAATAAAAGAAATCGCACTACAAGAGAAAAAGTTTCAACTTCATATTGATTTAATTGAAGCTTTAGGTGGTGGATATAAAAATAAGGTAAAAGATGTACTTAGTAGCAAGTAA
- a CDS encoding TAXI family TRAP transporter solute-binding subunit: protein MKLSKILSIATILAIALNANASERITLKAAKSTSSYYQMAVQIGEDVSKASNKDLSVTIEESQGSVQNVKEVRKRKGNYVFTTPPALIRLAKNKKAMFKNDNPKDYSKIRSLFPIPYLTMHMVVRADSGIKTYADLKGKSLLIGKGSFGAKEAKKYIDLFGLKNDVKLINAELSGAVTALKNGQIDGFATSGSYPAPNVIEASASDKIRLLSMSDEQIAKTKRDKIIIPAGTYTGVDYDVATTTLPVGVYTTTDMSEETAYKLTKAFWESKPQLEKQNIWWKAITFKNLNMFKTKLHKGALKYYMEVNAHVPQSLK from the coding sequence ATGAAATTATCAAAAATCTTGTCAATAGCTACAATACTTGCTATTGCACTAAATGCAAATGCAAGTGAGAGAATAACTTTGAAAGCTGCAAAATCTACATCATCTTATTATCAAATGGCAGTACAAATTGGTGAAGATGTTAGTAAAGCTTCAAATAAAGATTTGAGTGTAACAATTGAAGAGAGTCAAGGGTCTGTTCAAAATGTAAAAGAAGTACGAAAAAGAAAAGGTAATTATGTTTTTACAACACCTCCTGCTCTAATTCGATTGGCTAAAAACAAAAAAGCTATGTTTAAAAATGATAATCCAAAAGATTATTCAAAAATAAGATCACTTTTTCCTATTCCATATTTGACTATGCATATGGTTGTAAGAGCTGATTCTGGTATCAAGACTTATGCTGATTTAAAAGGAAAATCTTTACTTATTGGAAAAGGAAGTTTTGGAGCTAAAGAGGCTAAAAAATATATTGATTTATTTGGTTTAAAAAATGATGTTAAACTAATAAATGCTGAATTATCTGGTGCTGTAACTGCACTAAAAAATGGTCAAATTGATGGTTTTGCAACTTCTGGGTCTTATCCTGCACCAAATGTAATAGAAGCAAGTGCTAGTGATAAAATAAGACTTTTAAGTATGAGTGATGAACAAATTGCAAAAACAAAAAGAGACAAAATAATAATCCCTGCGGGTACATATACAGGTGTAGATTATGATGTTGCTACTACTACACTTCCTGTTGGAGTTTATACAACTACAGATATGAGTGAAGAGACTGCATATAAACTTACAAAAGCATTTTGGGAATCAAAACCACAGTTAGAAAAACAAAATATTTGGTGGAAAGCAATCACCTTTAAAAACTTAAATATGTTTAAAACAAAACTACATAAAGGTGCATTAAAATATTACATGGAAGTTAATGCTCATGTCCCTCAAAGCCTTAAATAA
- a CDS encoding MarR family winged helix-turn-helix transcriptional regulator, whose protein sequence is MSFEIDNAFGVLVANIRNLLKNRLEKDLQEYCISPAESIIIRRLCEKDNLTQRELAKDTYFKQSSLTLLIDRLEKKGMVERRAKKNDRRAYLICITNEGKKLEQILKDASRKVEEEALKGVDKETEEQLIQILKNIHSNLKS, encoded by the coding sequence ATGTCGTTTGAGATAGATAATGCATTTGGTGTATTAGTAGCCAATATACGAAATTTACTAAAAAACCGTTTAGAAAAAGACTTACAAGAATATTGCATTTCTCCTGCTGAGAGTATTATTATAAGAAGACTTTGTGAGAAAGATAATTTAACTCAAAGGGAATTAGCAAAAGATACTTACTTTAAACAATCAAGTTTAACTCTTCTAATAGATAGACTTGAAAAAAAAGGAATGGTAGAGAGAAGAGCTAAAAAAAATGATAGAAGAGCATATTTGATTTGCATAACTAATGAAGGTAAGAAATTAGAACAAATCCTAAAAGATGCAAGCAGAAAAGTTGAAGAAGAAGCTCTAAAAGGTGTAGATAAAGAGACAGAAGAGCAATTAATTCAAATATTAAAAAATATACATTCAAATTTAAAGTCATAA